From one Gemella morbillorum genomic stretch:
- a CDS encoding serine hydrolase, protein MKRILKFFIESLAVVLIIYGVFSAGGYLKAKKDAKNQETTQQAENNQNKEQKPEEKKKLDTIELNKAMKNIISQYKANNEIGIVYKNFSTGYRFSEDDERYFAAASTIKVVYAMKIYDRINAGEIRKDDDIKYDPKYLEEGAGEITNQEKKDSYKLDYVIQNMIQYSDNTATKMLIGNTATATDVLVKYFATLGITLPPTEAEKNRITPKMMEAVWTKLYNERDKYQDLIKYLEASSDNEWIKQGIPNKKIASKYGGIDANMHDTAIIFGNQDYMLLIYTNDLKNSAKGIIDISREINQLTENNM, encoded by the coding sequence ATGAAAAGAATATTAAAGTTTTTTATTGAATCACTAGCAGTGGTTTTAATTATTTATGGAGTTTTTTCAGCAGGTGGATATTTAAAAGCGAAAAAAGATGCGAAAAATCAAGAAACAACACAGCAGGCAGAAAATAACCAGAATAAAGAACAAAAACCAGAAGAGAAGAAAAAGTTAGACACAATTGAGTTAAATAAGGCGATGAAGAATATTATATCTCAATATAAAGCAAATAATGAGATAGGAATAGTTTATAAAAACTTTTCGACGGGATATAGGTTTTCAGAAGATGATGAACGTTATTTTGCAGCAGCAAGTACTATTAAGGTAGTCTATGCGATGAAAATATATGATCGAATAAATGCAGGAGAAATACGCAAAGATGATGATATTAAATACGATCCTAAATATTTAGAAGAGGGAGCTGGAGAAATAACTAATCAAGAGAAGAAAGATAGTTACAAACTTGATTATGTTATTCAAAATATGATTCAATATTCAGATAACACTGCAACTAAGATGTTAATAGGAAATACTGCGACTGCGACAGATGTCCTTGTTAAGTATTTTGCAACATTAGGTATAACTTTACCTCCGACAGAGGCTGAGAAAAATAGAATAACTCCAAAAATGATGGAAGCAGTATGGACAAAATTATATAATGAAAGAGATAAATATCAAGATTTAATAAAATACCTAGAAGCGTCTAGTGATAACGAATGGATAAAACAAGGGATTCCAAATAAAAAAATTGCTAGTAAATACGGTGGAATAGATGCTAATATGCACGATACAGCTATTATCTTTGGTAACCAAGATTACATGTTGTTAATATACACAAATGATCTTAAAAATTCTGCTAAAGGCATTATTGATATCTCAAGAGAAATAAATCAGTTAACAGAAAATAATATGTAA
- a CDS encoding DEAD/DEAH box helicase has protein sequence MTTFEELGVSSKIVESLTNMNFVSPTGIQTETIPYVLSGIDILAQAQTGSGKTGAFGIPIVDTVRKTEELQSLILAPTRELAQQVGEQLRLMSRVKGLKVSIIFGGTSIERQIQDLKKRPQIIVGTPGRVIDHINRKTIRLETLTHLVLDEADEMLNMGFIEDVRFILSKITSRHQTLLFSATMPKTIMELSKDFMKDYKLVKTMSDEDLNPDITEFATIARENEKLETLIGFLDVQNPNLAIVFGRTKRRVDELSSALIAKGYLAEGLHGDITQSKRLEILRKFKNNSLQILVATDVAARGIDISDVTHVYNFDIPQDTESYTHRIGRTGRAGKSGVAVTFLNPIEMPYLKDIEASRGERMKMLRPYTSEEVKKARYNRMFEEVVSELDNNHVEFNSLANKLMAEANAEKIITVLLSKLINDKKEVDVELSFEKPLPRKQEKSRRSGRSNDRKRRDSRDRKPRNERRSTDKKFFDKKGRRMQNK, from the coding sequence ATGACAACATTTGAAGAATTAGGAGTTAGCAGCAAGATAGTAGAATCGCTAACTAACATGAACTTTGTATCTCCTACTGGTATCCAAACAGAAACAATTCCATATGTACTATCAGGAATTGATATATTAGCCCAAGCCCAAACAGGTTCAGGAAAAACAGGAGCATTTGGGATACCAATAGTAGATACAGTAAGAAAAACAGAGGAACTACAATCATTGATTTTGGCACCAACGAGAGAATTAGCTCAACAGGTAGGAGAGCAACTTCGTTTAATGTCACGTGTCAAAGGACTTAAGGTTAGTATAATCTTTGGTGGGACAAGTATTGAAAGACAAATACAAGATTTGAAAAAACGTCCTCAAATAATAGTAGGAACTCCTGGTAGAGTAATAGACCATATTAATAGAAAAACTATAAGATTAGAAACATTAACTCATTTAGTATTAGATGAAGCAGACGAAATGCTAAATATGGGATTCATCGAAGATGTTAGATTTATTTTATCAAAAATAACATCTCGTCATCAAACACTACTGTTCTCAGCAACAATGCCGAAAACTATTATGGAACTTTCAAAAGACTTTATGAAAGATTATAAACTAGTTAAAACGATGAGTGATGAGGATCTTAATCCGGATATCACTGAGTTTGCAACAATAGCAAGAGAGAATGAAAAATTAGAAACATTAATAGGATTTTTAGATGTGCAAAATCCTAATTTGGCGATAGTTTTTGGGCGTACTAAGCGTCGTGTTGATGAGTTATCTAGTGCATTAATCGCAAAAGGATATTTGGCTGAGGGCTTACATGGAGATATAACGCAGTCAAAACGTTTAGAAATTCTTCGTAAGTTTAAAAATAACTCATTGCAAATATTAGTTGCGACTGATGTTGCAGCTAGGGGAATAGACATTAGTGATGTGACTCACGTTTATAATTTTGATATCCCTCAAGATACAGAGAGTTATACACATAGAATTGGTCGTACAGGACGTGCGGGGAAATCAGGAGTAGCTGTGACATTCTTAAATCCAATAGAAATGCCATATTTAAAAGATATAGAAGCTTCTCGTGGCGAAAGAATGAAAATGTTGCGACCTTATACTAGTGAAGAAGTAAAAAAAGCGCGCTACAACAGAATGTTTGAAGAAGTAGTTTCAGAACTAGATAATAATCATGTGGAATTTAATAGTTTAGCAAATAAATTAATGGCAGAAGCTAATGCTGAAAAAATTATTACGGTGCTTTTAAGCAAATTGATTAATGATAAAAAAGAAGTAGATGTCGAATTATCATTTGAAAAACCTCTTCCTCGCAAACAAGAAAAATCTCGTAGAAGTGGGCGCTCAAATGACAGAAAAAGAAGAGATAGTCGCGATAGAAAACCTCGTAACGAACGTCGTAGTACAGATAAAAAATTCTTCGACAAAAAAGGTAGAAGAATGCAGAACAAGTAA
- a CDS encoding competence/damage-inducible protein A, with amino-acid sequence MRVELISVGTELLLGDIVNTNTAYLSKELAALGISVYRQTTIGDNSERLLQTLDAAFSENDTVIITGGLGPTDDDITKECAGQYFGRDFYFHEYSWVKILERLTRSSRNIITDNNKKQAMIPEGAIVLENFCGTAPGIIIEEDNRRIILMPGPPREMKDMFEKSVRPYLQKLSTNKFVSKYVRFYGIGESLLETKIKHILDNQTNPTLALYAKTGEVLLRITASASTFEEAEELIVQQLKEIEELVGEYIYLIGDEDISSSQTELHSVVANLLIENNLTLSIAESLTGGLLTSMLVEKSGISNSLLEGIVCYSNDSKINALGVKEQTLKRFGAVSEQTAREMAEGVARRLNSDFAVATTGIAGPNRDGSSKPVGLVYIGLYSKGKVDVVECLFTGDRELIRTRTCTRALDELRKIILKSL; translated from the coding sequence ATGAGAGTCGAATTGATATCAGTGGGGACAGAATTATTACTTGGGGATATAGTTAATACAAATACAGCTTATTTATCAAAAGAACTTGCTGCATTAGGTATAAGTGTTTATCGTCAAACGACAATAGGGGATAATAGTGAACGTTTGTTACAAACTTTAGATGCGGCATTTTCAGAAAATGATACTGTTATTATTACTGGTGGACTTGGGCCAACTGATGATGATATTACAAAAGAATGTGCAGGACAATATTTTGGGCGCGATTTTTATTTCCACGAATATTCTTGGGTTAAAATATTAGAGAGATTAACTCGTTCAAGTCGCAATATAATAACAGACAATAATAAAAAACAAGCAATGATTCCTGAAGGAGCAATTGTATTAGAAAACTTTTGTGGGACAGCTCCAGGTATAATAATAGAAGAAGATAATAGAAGGATTATTTTAATGCCAGGACCACCACGCGAAATGAAAGATATGTTTGAAAAAAGTGTTCGCCCATATTTACAAAAATTAAGTACCAACAAATTTGTCTCTAAATATGTAAGATTTTATGGCATAGGAGAATCATTATTAGAAACTAAAATTAAACATATTTTAGATAATCAAACTAATCCTACATTGGCATTATATGCAAAAACTGGTGAGGTATTACTACGAATCACAGCCAGTGCAAGTACTTTTGAAGAAGCGGAAGAATTAATAGTGCAACAACTAAAAGAAATAGAAGAGCTTGTAGGAGAATATATTTATTTAATTGGTGATGAAGATATATCTAGTAGTCAAACTGAATTACATAGTGTTGTTGCGAACCTACTTATTGAAAATAATTTAACATTATCAATTGCAGAGTCTTTAACAGGTGGATTATTGACATCAATGTTAGTAGAAAAGAGTGGTATCTCAAATTCGTTGTTAGAGGGAATTGTTTGTTATTCTAATGACTCGAAGATTAATGCCTTAGGTGTTAAAGAACAAACACTAAAGAGGTTTGGTGCAGTAAGTGAGCAAACGGCCCGTGAGATGGCTGAAGGTGTAGCACGCCGTTTAAATAGTGATTTTGCGGTAGCGACAACAGGTATAGCAGGGCCAAATAGAGATGGTAGCAGTAAACCTGTAGGACTAGTGTACATTGGATTATATAGTAAAGGAAAAGTAGATGTGGTAGAATGTCTATTTACTGGAGATAGAGAATTAATACGTACAAGAACGTGTACTAGAGCGTTAGATGAATTGAGAAAAATTATTTTAAAAAGCTTATAG
- the gorA gene encoding glutathione-disulfide reductase, with amino-acid sequence MVKHYDYIAIGGGSGGIASINRAAMYGAKGLLIEGNELGGTCVNVGCVPKKVMWHASQISESLKLYAADYGFSFDNVEFDFSKLIGNRSAYIDRIHGAYERGLSNNKIDVVKGYAKFINKNTVEVNGEQYSADHILIATGGKPTIPNIEGAEYGITSNEVFALKKLPNRIAVVGAGYIAVELAGVFNGLGVDTHLFVRRDRPLRTFDRDIVNTLVEVMEKEGPKLHTQAIPKKVIKNEDDSLTLVLEDGRETTVDMLVWAIGRSPLSSELNLEAAGVEVDSRGYIPTDKYQNTNVKGIYAVGDVTGRLALTPVAVAAGRRLSERLFNGKVDEHLDYTNVATVVFSHPAIGSIGYTEEEAIKEFGEENIKVYKSTFTPMYSAVTSNRQPSVMKLITLGKEEKVIGLHGIGYGVDEMIQGFAVAIKMGATKRDFDNTVAIHPTGSEEFVTMR; translated from the coding sequence ATGGTTAAACATTATGACTATATAGCAATAGGAGGAGGAAGCGGTGGTATCGCTTCTATAAATCGTGCGGCAATGTATGGCGCAAAAGGATTACTAATAGAAGGAAATGAATTAGGTGGGACATGTGTCAATGTAGGATGTGTACCTAAAAAAGTTATGTGGCATGCTTCACAAATATCAGAGAGTTTAAAACTTTATGCAGCTGATTATGGTTTTAGTTTTGATAATGTTGAATTTGATTTTTCAAAATTAATAGGGAATCGTTCGGCGTATATTGACCGTATTCATGGTGCATATGAACGAGGACTTAGTAACAATAAGATAGATGTAGTAAAAGGCTACGCTAAGTTTATTAATAAAAACACTGTTGAAGTAAATGGTGAACAATATAGTGCAGATCATATACTAATAGCAACAGGTGGGAAACCAACAATTCCTAATATTGAGGGAGCGGAGTATGGTATTACATCAAATGAAGTATTCGCTTTGAAAAAACTTCCAAACCGTATAGCAGTAGTTGGTGCGGGATATATAGCTGTTGAGCTTGCAGGAGTATTTAATGGATTAGGAGTAGATACACACTTGTTTGTTCGACGTGATCGACCACTTAGAACATTTGATCGTGATATTGTTAATACTTTGGTAGAGGTTATGGAAAAAGAAGGACCAAAACTCCACACACAAGCAATCCCTAAAAAAGTGATTAAAAATGAAGATGATAGTTTAACATTAGTTCTTGAAGATGGTCGTGAAACTACAGTCGATATGTTGGTATGGGCAATAGGAAGAAGCCCATTATCAAGTGAATTAAACCTTGAAGCAGCGGGCGTAGAAGTGGATTCACGTGGTTATATTCCAACTGATAAATATCAAAATACAAATGTAAAAGGTATTTATGCAGTAGGAGATGTTACTGGGCGTCTTGCATTAACACCAGTAGCTGTAGCAGCAGGTCGTAGATTGTCAGAAAGATTATTTAACGGTAAAGTAGATGAACATTTAGATTATACTAATGTTGCAACTGTAGTATTCTCACATCCAGCAATTGGATCAATTGGATATACAGAAGAAGAGGCAATAAAAGAGTTTGGAGAAGAAAATATTAAGGTTTATAAATCTACATTTACTCCTATGTACTCTGCAGTAACATCTAACCGTCAGCCAAGCGTTATGAAGCTTATTACTTTAGGAAAAGAAGAAAAAGTAATTGGGCTTCATGGAATTGGGTATGGTGTTGATGAAATGATTCAAGGTTTTGCTGTTGCTATTAAAATGGGGGCAACAAAACGTGATTTTGATAATACGGTAGCAATCCACCCAACAGGTTCAGAGGAATTTGTAACAATGAGATAA
- a CDS encoding NYN domain-containing protein: MKKQYLFIDGYNLLFRMKEYGLIKSSTFPAERDMLIDILREYAGGNNYIVYCIFDAYLTRSKEYIKEEPPITIVYTKTGEKADQWIEKKTKELRIEHFIDIIVVSDDNDERDMALGYGAILRDCHRFIKELKERKQTVSKLTKNHNSRNLKNRHIRMSEETQKKLKKFLENGEF; encoded by the coding sequence ATGAAAAAACAATATTTATTTATCGATGGTTATAATCTCCTTTTTCGTATGAAAGAATATGGGCTTATAAAAAGTTCTACTTTCCCTGCTGAACGAGATATGCTTATTGATATTTTGCGCGAATACGCAGGAGGAAATAATTATATTGTTTATTGTATTTTTGATGCTTACTTAACAAGATCAAAAGAATATATAAAAGAAGAGCCTCCTATTACTATTGTTTATACAAAAACTGGAGAAAAAGCTGATCAATGGATTGAAAAGAAAACAAAAGAACTTAGAATTGAACATTTTATTGATATTATTGTTGTAAGTGATGATAATGATGAACGAGATATGGCGCTTGGTTATGGAGCAATACTTCGTGATTGCCATAGATTCATTAAAGAATTAAAAGAAAGAAAACAAACTGTTTCAAAACTAACTAAAAATCATAATTCCAGAAATTTAAAAAATCGTCATATAAGAATGAGTGAAGAAACTCAGAAAAAACTGAAAAAATTTCTAGAAAATGGTGAATTTTAA
- a CDS encoding GNAT family N-acetyltransferase: MKELNSMIKILNNEKDLKSGFALRKEVFVKEQNVPLEIEIDEKDYLSSTVHIGYYDNEKLVGVARITDLDTNVIHIGRVAIAKSHRNLGLGAELISSCESVITLITSKSTVPAPFTIELSSQLHAEKFYKKLGYTRANNTVYLEAGIQHIDMEKTIT; the protein is encoded by the coding sequence ATGAAAGAATTAAATTCAATGATTAAAATTTTAAATAACGAAAAAGATTTAAAATCAGGTTTCGCTCTTCGTAAAGAAGTTTTTGTAAAAGAGCAAAATGTTCCGCTTGAAATAGAAATTGATGAAAAAGATTATCTTAGTAGTACTGTTCATATCGGTTACTACGATAATGAAAAACTTGTTGGTGTCGCTCGTATTACCGATTTAGATACAAATGTTATTCATATTGGGCGCGTAGCAATAGCTAAATCGCATCGAAATCTAGGATTAGGAGCTGAACTTATTTCTTCTTGTGAAAGTGTTATAACATTAATTACAAGTAAATCTACTGTACCTGCTCCTTTCACTATAGAACTTAGCTCTCAACTTCATGCTGAAAAGTTTTATAAGAAGCTGGGTTATACGCGTGCTAACAACACCGTCTACCTAGAAGCTGGAATACAACACATTGATATGGAAAAAACAATCACATAG
- the rlmB gene encoding 23S rRNA (guanosine(2251)-2'-O)-methyltransferase RlmB, whose amino-acid sequence MKKNNKYYKELRSKNKEEKNNQNIEVDADKEVIAGRNAILEAIKSGREINKILFQEGIEKGRLKAIFSIANEKKIVCQEVPKRKLDNSTTERHQGVIAFVAPYNYFELDEVLNKIEINKNTTLLLLDHIEDPHNLGAIIRSAEASGVKGVIIPKRRAAVVSQTAVKASAGAIEHMPVIRVSSLIDAIKKLKEKGFWIAGTTLTERSEDYTKIAKDVPLVIVVGNEGEGMSKVVTNECDFLYHLPMLGKVQSLNVSVAAGIVMYERIKFND is encoded by the coding sequence ATGAAGAAAAACAATAAATACTACAAAGAATTACGTTCTAAAAATAAAGAAGAAAAGAATAATCAAAATATAGAAGTAGACGCCGACAAAGAAGTTATCGCTGGTCGAAACGCAATTTTGGAAGCAATAAAATCTGGGCGTGAAATAAATAAAATTCTTTTCCAAGAAGGAATTGAAAAAGGACGTCTTAAAGCTATTTTCTCTATTGCAAATGAGAAAAAAATCGTCTGTCAGGAAGTACCAAAAAGAAAACTTGACAATTCTACAACAGAACGCCATCAAGGAGTTATAGCCTTCGTCGCTCCTTACAATTATTTTGAATTGGATGAAGTTTTAAATAAAATAGAAATCAATAAAAATACTACATTGTTACTATTAGACCATATTGAAGATCCACATAATCTTGGAGCAATTATTAGATCTGCAGAAGCTAGTGGGGTTAAAGGTGTAATTATTCCAAAACGTCGCGCAGCCGTAGTTAGTCAAACCGCTGTTAAAGCGTCAGCCGGAGCAATAGAACATATGCCTGTCATCCGTGTTTCTAGCCTCATTGATGCAATTAAAAAATTAAAAGAAAAAGGATTTTGGATTGCAGGTACTACCCTTACAGAACGTTCAGAAGACTATACTAAAATTGCAAAAGATGTACCTCTAGTTATTGTTGTTGGTAATGAAGGTGAAGGAATGAGTAAAGTTGTAACTAATGAATGTGACTTCTTATATCATCTTCCTATGTTAGGAAAAGTTCAAAGTCTGAATGTGTCTGTAGCAGCTGGAATTGTAATGTATGAAAGAATTAAATTCAATGATTAA